From the Conger conger chromosome 14, fConCon1.1, whole genome shotgun sequence genome, one window contains:
- the sgk2a gene encoding serine/threonine-protein kinase Sgk2: MAHCNQLRSSSPSEVNLGPSANPHARPTDFDFLAVIGKGTFGKVLLAKRKSDSKFYAVKVLQKKIILKKKEQNNIMAERNVLLKSLKHPFLVGLHYSFQTTEKLYFVLDYVNGGELFFHLQRERSFPEPRARFYTAEVASAIGYLHSLNIVYRDLKPENILLDAMGHVVLTDFGLCKEGIEPESTTSTFCGTPEYLAPEVLKKKPYDRTVDWWCLGAVLYEMLYGLPPFYSRDVSEMYDGILHKPLSLAGGRSPAACELLTGLLQKDPHRRLGAIADFLEVKSHAFFAAINWDDLYHKRITPPYNPNVKGPADTQNIDPEFTQEAVSSSVGCTPDLSSSFASSSSSAFLGFSYVQTEDHFL; encoded by the exons ATGGCTCACTGTAATCAA CTTCGATCATCCTCTCCAAGTGAAGTCAACCTGGGTCCTTCAGCCAACCCTCA TGCCAGACCTACAGACTTTGATTTCCTTGCTGTGATTGGAAAAGGAACGTTTGGGAAG GTTCTTCTTGCTAAACGGAAATCAGACAGCAAATTCTACGCTGTGAAGGTTTTGCAGAAGAAAATAATACTGAAGAAAAAAGAG CAAAATAACATAATGGCAGAAAGGAACGTGTTGCTCAAGAGCTTGAAGCACCCTTTCCTGGTGGGCCTCCACTACTCCTTCCAGACCACGGAGAAGCTCTACTTCGTCTTAGACTATGTCAATGGAGGAGAG CTGTTCTTCCACTTGCAGAGGGAGCGCAGCTTCCCAGAGCCCCGTGCTCGCTTCTATACTGCCGAGGTGGCCAGCGCCATTGGATACCTGCACTCCCTTAACATTGTTTACAG AGATCTGAAACCAGAAAACATCCTTCTGGATGCCATG GGTCATGTGGTGCTTACTGATTTTGGCCTTTGTAAGGAAGGGATAGAACCAGAATCAACCACCTCGACTTTCTGTGGGACCCCAGAG TATCTGGCTCCAGAGGTGCTGAAAAAGAAGCCTTACGATCGCACGGTGGATTGGTGGTGTCTGGGAGCCGTGCTCTACGAGATGCTGTATGGCTTG CCACCCTTCTATAGCCGGGATGTTTCTGAGATGTATGACGGCATCCTACATAAGCCCCTGAGTCTGGCGGGGGGCAGAAGCCCAGCAGCATGTGAGCTGCTGACGGGACTGCTACAGAAAGACCCCCATCGCCGTCTGGGAGCCATCGCTGACTTT ctGGAGGTTAAAAGCCATGCTTTTTTTGCCGCTATAAATTGGGACGACCTGTACCACAAGAGAATTACGCCTCCATATAACCCCAATGTG AAAGGGCCTGCGGACACCCAGAACATTGACCCAGAATTCACCCAAGAGGCCGTGTCCAGTTCCGTGGGCTGCACTCCGGATCTCTCGTCCAGCTTCGCCAGCAGCAGCTCTAGTGCTTTTTTGGGCTTCTCCTACGTCCAAACTGAAGACCACTTCCTCTAG
- the ift52 gene encoding intraflagellar transport protein 52 homolog: MEKEQRNIVAINASKRELFTANNGYKSLQKRLRAQWKIQSIKDELSLEKLNGVKLWITAGPREKFTAAELEVLKQYLDGGGAILVMLGDGGETKFDTNINFLLEEFGIMVNSDAVVRNVYYKYFHPKEALVSNGVLNREISRAAGKVVTGVIDDESAGNNAQALTFVYPYGATLSVIKPAVAALSTGSVCFPLNRPVLAFYQVKEGGRLAVLGSCHMFSDQYLDKEENSKIMDVVFQWLTTDNILLNQIDAEDPEITDYTMLPDTGCLSDRLRVCLQERDENPRDFTSLFDTSLLKLSTDSLPHVIGSYKQLNVKHEPLQLIQPQFETPLPTLQPAVFQPAFRDLPPPTLDLFDLDETFSSEKVRLAQLSNKCTDDDLEFYVRKCGDILGVTGKLDKEQRNAKHILEHIFFQVVEFKKLNQEHDIDTTEAGLSPF; this comes from the exons ATGGAGAAAGAACAGCGAAACATCGTAGCCATCAACGCCTCCAAGAGAGAGCTGTTCACAGCCAATAATGGCTATAAGTCGCTTCAGAAGAGACTGAGGGCACAGTGGAAGATCCAGAG CATTAAAGATGAGCTTTCCTTGGAGAAGCTTAATGGTGTAAAACTGTGGATAACCGCTGGGCCCAGAGAAAAATTCACGGCTGCTGAG CTAGAAGTGTTGAAGCAGTACCTGGATGGAGGCGGAGCTATCCTGGTAATGCTTGGGGATGGCGGGGAGACGAAGTTCGACACCAACATCAACTTCCTCCTTGAGGAGTTTGGCATCATGGTCAACAGTG ACGCTGTGGTGAGGAATGTTTACTACAAATATTTCCACCCGAAGGAAGCATTAGTGTCCAACGGTGTGTTAAACAG AGAGATCAGTCGCGCTGCGGGCAAAGTGGTGACGGGGGTCATTGACGATGAAAGCGCGGGGAACAATGCGCA ggcTTTGACCTTCGTGTACCCGTATGGAGCAACCCTGAGCGTGATCAAGCCTGCAGTGGCTGCTCTGTCCACCGGCTCTGTGTGTTTCCCCCTCAACCGGCCCGTCCTCGCCTTCTACCAGGTCAAG GAGGGAGGCCGACTGGCAGTGCTGGGCTCCTGTCACATGTTCAGCGACCAGTACCTGGACAAAGAGGAGAACAGCAAAATAATG GATGTGGTCTTTCAGTGGCTTACGACGGATAACATTCTCCTGAACCAGATAGATGCAGAGGACCCCGAG ATCACAGACTACACCATGCTGCCAGACACGGGCTGCCTCTCCGACCGGCTCCGGGTGTGTCTGCAGGAGCGGGACGAGAACCCGCGAGACTTCACCTCCCTTTTCGACACGTCGCTCCTCAAGCTGTCCACCGACTCCCTGCCTCACGTCATCGG ctcttaCAAGCAGCTGAACGTCAAGCACGAGCCTCTGCAGCTGATCCAGCCTCAGTTTGAGACTCCCCTACCCACGCTGCAGCCTGCC GTCTTCCAACCTGCCTTTAGGGACCTGCCCCCTCCCACGCTTGACCTTTTTGACCTTGACGAGACCTTCTCTTCGGAGAAAGTGCGGCTGGCGCAGCTTTCCAATAAAT GCACTGACGACGATCTGGAGTTTTACGTGAGGAAATGCGGGGACATCTTGGGCGTGACTGGGAAACTGGACAAGGAGCAGAGAAATGCCAAGCACATCCTGGAGCACATCTTCTTCCAGGTCGTGGAGTTCAAGAAACTCAATCAG GAGCACGACATTGATACAACAGAAGCAGGACTTTCTCCATTCTAA
- the mybl2b gene encoding v-myb avian myeloblastosis viral oncogene homolog-like 2b isoform X1: MSWWPRGEDGEEAVYQDTDSDVAEQRESGKVKVKWTQEEDDNLRALVQRYGPNDWKTIAGYLSNRTEHQCQHRWFKVLDPDLVKGPWTKEEDEKVIELVNKYGNKQWAMVAKHLKGRLGKQCRERWHNHLNPDVKKSSWTAEEDLIIYKAHCVLGNRWAEIAKLLPGRTDNAVKNHWNSTIKRKVEMGCYTGENVASEVSVQYSNDQEMEFQCEVVPEADAEQEAIDQESSHPSTVVPTREVATPKSSSPHDHRGPQTPKSESDPAGEGNTSRWVVDSTGFLSPTPGPAFKEVLELMEDQDLEEWCDPTVFDLPEESQGSELLQFRLEGSALQELSRGSRGELIPISPGGATPPSILTRRTRRCISLSPNANDSMTPKSTPVKILPFSPSQFLNLWTKQDSLDLENPSLTSTPVCSQKAIVTTPLHRDKTPLTQKENSVFITPNHKSDFDPTPRTPTPFKNAMEKYGSLRPMPPTPNLEDLKEVLRREAGIELTVVDEHPAEQRRKQAHRPPMKKVRKSLALDVVDCGDNIASRIQPANSSISSPKKEENVLDQGFILAPSESEDPSPAPPTPMSQAWEAVVCGRTKDQLIMTEKARRYLRSLQPNAPNRALILS; encoded by the exons ATGTCCTGGTGGCCGCGCGG TGAGGATGGGGAAGAGGCGGTGTATCAGGACACGGATTCAGACGTGGCCGAACAACGAGAGAGTGGAAAGGTTAAAGTGAAATGGACACAGGAGGAG GATGACAATCTGCGAGCTTTGGTGCAACGTTATGGACCTAATGATTGGAAAACCATAGCGGGCTACCTGTCG AATCGCACTGAACATCAGTGCCAACATCGCTGGTTTAAAGTCCTGGACCCAGATCTGGTTAAGGGCCCCTGGACAAAGGAGGAAGATGAGAAG GTGATAGAACTGGTGAATAAGTACGGCAACAAGCAGTGGGCCATGGTGGCCAAGCACCTGAAGGGCAGGCTGGGTAAACAGTGCCGAGAGCGCTGGCACAACCACCTCAACCCTGATGTGAAGAAGTCCTCCTGGACGGCCGAGGAGGACCTGATCATCTACAAGGCTCACTGTGTACTCGGCAACCGCTGGGCCGAGATCGCCAAGCTGCTCCCCGGGAG GACGGACAACGCGGTGAAGAATCACTGGAACTCCACCATAAAGCGCAAAGTGGAGATGGGCTGCTACACTGGGGAGAATGTCGCCTCTGAAGTGTCCGTCCAGTACAGTAATGACCAGGAG ATGGAGTTTCAATGTGAGGTTGTTCCAGAAGCGGATGCTGAGCAGGAAGCCATAGATCAG GAGTCTTCCCACCCCTCTACTGTGGTGCCTACAAGGGAGGTAGCCACTCCCAAGTCATCTTCTCCCCACGATCACCGAGGGCCGCAGACCCCCAAAAGCGAGTCGGACCCTGCGGGCGAGGGCAACACCAGCCGCTGGGTGGTGGACAGCACCGgcttcctctctcccacacctggccctgccTTCAAGGAGGTGCTGGAGCTGATGGAGGAT CAGGACTTGGAGGAGTGGTGCGACCCCACGGTGTTCGACCTGCCGGAGGAGAGCCAGGGCTCGGAGCTGCTGCAGTTCCGGCTGGAAGGCAGCGCCCTGCAGGAGCTGAGCCGCGGCAGCCGGGGCGAACTCATCCCCATCTCCCCCGGAGGAGCCACCCCGCCCTCCATCCTCACCCGCCGCACCCGCCGCTGCATTTCCCTCTCCCCCAACGCCAACGACTCCATGACCCCCAAGAGCACCCCCGTCAAGATCCTGCCCTTCTCCCCCTCACAG TTCCTCAACTTGTGGACCAAGCAGGACTCCTTAGACCTGGAGaacccctccctcacctccaccccTGTCTGCAGCCAGAAGGCCATCGTCACCACACCCTTGCACCGGGACAAGACCCCGCTTACCCAAAAAGAGAACTCTGT GTTCATCACGCCCAACCATAAATCAGATTTTGACCCTACCCCCCGCACTCCAACGCCCTTCAAAAATGCCATGGAAAAATATGGCTCCCTACGGCCAATG CCTCCTACTCCAAACCTTGAGGATTTAAAGGAAGTTTTGCGCAGAGAGGCTGGCATCGAGCTGACTGTGGTGGATGAGCACCCTGCTGAGCAGAGACGCAAGCAGGCG CATCGACCACCAATGAAGAAAGTGCGCAAGTCCCTGGCACTTGATGTTGTGGACTGCGGTGATAATATTGCTTCCCGAATCCAGCCAGCTAACTCCAGCATTAGCAGCCCAAAG aaagaagaaaatgttttggatCAGGGATTCATCCTGGCTCCAAGTGAGAGTGAAGATCCAAGCCCAGCACCTCCAACTCCG ATGTCCCAGGCATGGGAAGCTGTGGTGTGCGGACGCACAAAGGACCAGCTGATCATGACTGAGAAAGCCCGCCGTTACCTACGCTCCCTGCAACCCAACGCCCCAAACCGCGCTCTCATCCTGTCCTGA
- the mybl2b gene encoding v-myb avian myeloblastosis viral oncogene homolog-like 2b isoform X2, with protein sequence MSWWPRGEDGEEAVYQDTDSDVAEQRESGKVKVKWTQEEDDNLRALVQRYGPNDWKTIAGYLSNRTEHQCQHRWFKVLDPDLVKGPWTKEEDEKVIELVNKYGNKQWAMVAKHLKGRLGKQCRERWHNHLNPDVKKSSWTAEEDLIIYKAHCVLGNRWAEIAKLLPGRTDNAVKNHWNSTIKRKVEMGCYTGENVASEVSVQYSNDQEMEFQCEVVPEADAEQEAIDQESSHPSTVVPTREVATPKSSSPHDHRGPQTPKSESDPAGEGNTSRWVVDSTGFLSPTPGPAFKEVLELMEDDLEEWCDPTVFDLPEESQGSELLQFRLEGSALQELSRGSRGELIPISPGGATPPSILTRRTRRCISLSPNANDSMTPKSTPVKILPFSPSQFLNLWTKQDSLDLENPSLTSTPVCSQKAIVTTPLHRDKTPLTQKENSVFITPNHKSDFDPTPRTPTPFKNAMEKYGSLRPMPPTPNLEDLKEVLRREAGIELTVVDEHPAEQRRKQAHRPPMKKVRKSLALDVVDCGDNIASRIQPANSSISSPKKEENVLDQGFILAPSESEDPSPAPPTPMSQAWEAVVCGRTKDQLIMTEKARRYLRSLQPNAPNRALILS encoded by the exons ATGTCCTGGTGGCCGCGCGG TGAGGATGGGGAAGAGGCGGTGTATCAGGACACGGATTCAGACGTGGCCGAACAACGAGAGAGTGGAAAGGTTAAAGTGAAATGGACACAGGAGGAG GATGACAATCTGCGAGCTTTGGTGCAACGTTATGGACCTAATGATTGGAAAACCATAGCGGGCTACCTGTCG AATCGCACTGAACATCAGTGCCAACATCGCTGGTTTAAAGTCCTGGACCCAGATCTGGTTAAGGGCCCCTGGACAAAGGAGGAAGATGAGAAG GTGATAGAACTGGTGAATAAGTACGGCAACAAGCAGTGGGCCATGGTGGCCAAGCACCTGAAGGGCAGGCTGGGTAAACAGTGCCGAGAGCGCTGGCACAACCACCTCAACCCTGATGTGAAGAAGTCCTCCTGGACGGCCGAGGAGGACCTGATCATCTACAAGGCTCACTGTGTACTCGGCAACCGCTGGGCCGAGATCGCCAAGCTGCTCCCCGGGAG GACGGACAACGCGGTGAAGAATCACTGGAACTCCACCATAAAGCGCAAAGTGGAGATGGGCTGCTACACTGGGGAGAATGTCGCCTCTGAAGTGTCCGTCCAGTACAGTAATGACCAGGAG ATGGAGTTTCAATGTGAGGTTGTTCCAGAAGCGGATGCTGAGCAGGAAGCCATAGATCAG GAGTCTTCCCACCCCTCTACTGTGGTGCCTACAAGGGAGGTAGCCACTCCCAAGTCATCTTCTCCCCACGATCACCGAGGGCCGCAGACCCCCAAAAGCGAGTCGGACCCTGCGGGCGAGGGCAACACCAGCCGCTGGGTGGTGGACAGCACCGgcttcctctctcccacacctggccctgccTTCAAGGAGGTGCTGGAGCTGATGGAGGAT GACTTGGAGGAGTGGTGCGACCCCACGGTGTTCGACCTGCCGGAGGAGAGCCAGGGCTCGGAGCTGCTGCAGTTCCGGCTGGAAGGCAGCGCCCTGCAGGAGCTGAGCCGCGGCAGCCGGGGCGAACTCATCCCCATCTCCCCCGGAGGAGCCACCCCGCCCTCCATCCTCACCCGCCGCACCCGCCGCTGCATTTCCCTCTCCCCCAACGCCAACGACTCCATGACCCCCAAGAGCACCCCCGTCAAGATCCTGCCCTTCTCCCCCTCACAG TTCCTCAACTTGTGGACCAAGCAGGACTCCTTAGACCTGGAGaacccctccctcacctccaccccTGTCTGCAGCCAGAAGGCCATCGTCACCACACCCTTGCACCGGGACAAGACCCCGCTTACCCAAAAAGAGAACTCTGT GTTCATCACGCCCAACCATAAATCAGATTTTGACCCTACCCCCCGCACTCCAACGCCCTTCAAAAATGCCATGGAAAAATATGGCTCCCTACGGCCAATG CCTCCTACTCCAAACCTTGAGGATTTAAAGGAAGTTTTGCGCAGAGAGGCTGGCATCGAGCTGACTGTGGTGGATGAGCACCCTGCTGAGCAGAGACGCAAGCAGGCG CATCGACCACCAATGAAGAAAGTGCGCAAGTCCCTGGCACTTGATGTTGTGGACTGCGGTGATAATATTGCTTCCCGAATCCAGCCAGCTAACTCCAGCATTAGCAGCCCAAAG aaagaagaaaatgttttggatCAGGGATTCATCCTGGCTCCAAGTGAGAGTGAAGATCCAAGCCCAGCACCTCCAACTCCG ATGTCCCAGGCATGGGAAGCTGTGGTGTGCGGACGCACAAAGGACCAGCTGATCATGACTGAGAAAGCCCGCCGTTACCTACGCTCCCTGCAACCCAACGCCCCAAACCGCGCTCTCATCCTGTCCTGA